The DNA segment ctgtactgagagtgagcctgaggggctaaTACTATGCtaagcgattgatactgtgcccgaggggcggatttctacttgttatttacatgttaaattacctgttttacttgttttaaaagggaatatcatttgattcttcactgatttattaagtgattttactgcttaatatgaaattgctttgtgtctttacgtgttttcatactttcagccattatttataattgttactcactgagtcggagtactcacattactccctgcatcatgtgtacagattcaggcatcgcagagtccgctcctgagtgctgatttctcccagtccaggcagtgatttggagactacgaggtagctgttggcgttcgcaaccccgtgcctcccttatcctatcatttccatgttttttttttctgaactATTATATCGGattgtgttcagtagacttgtatccggacttcttagttgctcatgacttgtgacaccctggtttgggctgtgtcgggatggttcctgctgttgttaatgttaaaattccgcaatttatgagtgttatattatatgttattggctggccttgtcttcacgagaggcgtcatcacgaccgggttcggggattgggtcgtgacaggcttTCATGGTAGTCAGCATGGTGGCTCACCAATGTTGTACCCTTGAACTTTCATGGTAGTCAACATAGTGGCTCACTAGTTGCTGCATCCCCGAGCTTTCATAGTAGTCAGCATGGTAGCTCACCAGCTGCTGCACCCCCGAGCTTTAATAGTAGTCAACATGGTGGCTCACCAGCTGCTGCATCCCCGAGCTTTCATGGTAGTCAGCACGATGGTTCGTATTTTGTTAATCCATAATCTTTCACTCCATCATTATTATCCATCCCAACATATCTAGGTTGGATATTGGAGGCTCTCGCCCAGTTACATCTAGTGGTACTTTTAGACCTTCTAGTAGATGCAGGTAAAATCTTGGAGGGGATGTACAATATGATAGTTATAATCGGTTAATAATCGTCCCCTACGAGGATGGGTAAGTAAttcttatatttttaaagttttgAATGTACTTTTAGATATGTTAAaattaagaaatatttatttataattaaaacTTTTGAAATTTTAAGATGTTTATTAATTATATATGTTAACTTTAATGCAGGTTTTTGCCATCCTTTCAGTCTACACATTTGGTTGTGGATTCTATGAAGCCATTTTATCATGAGTCATAAAATTCTTGGAGACAGATATCGTATAACATCAGAGAGCACATGTGGAATCAATTTAGGGTAAAAATTGATtaaatttatttaataattaTCGTCTTCATCTAATGTTACTTTTTTATATTGTAGACAAAATGTACATGGCATCCTCAGCATCAAAATGAAATAAATGCTATTTTCGAGAAGAAGGCTGCTGAGCGGATTAAAGATACCACGTTCGCTGCTTGAAATGCTAGTAAAATGCCGGAATGGTTAAGAGAAGATGTTTGGAAGAAACTTCTTGCGAAATGGAATATCGATGAATGGAAGAAGAAGACTGAACAAGCAAAGGCAAACTGCACCTCCAGTAAAGGTGGCTCGTTGCACACAGGAGGTTCGATTAGTTTTACGGCCCATAAACTAAGATTGGTAATTACTTATAAAAAATTTCTTAATTTTATATATAGAATTTTACGATTGTAACGTATAACTCATACTTTTTCTTAAGGAAAAGGAAAGAGGGCAAGATATGAGTCATGATGAGGTCTTCGAGGAGAAGCATAAGAAAAAGAATAAGGATGGTACAAGAGAACACTGGGTGGAGACGCGTGCGTCGAACACATATGTTAAATACTAACTtcataattatttatgatttattAATATTAGTTTGTTTACATAATAGTTATATTTTCATTTCAGGAAGATTATCATAAAAGGGTGGGAAAATGGCAACAAACTCAACCTCCTTCAACTCAACCAACACCTGATGATACGAATTCATTGTGGACAGAGGCATCAAGTGGAGTAAACAAAGGCAGAGTCTACGGACTTGGAGTACGCTGACCTATAGGTCATCCAAACCCACTCTTAGCGAATTCTTCTTCTTCGCAaaatcaagaacaaatggaagatatgAGAAAAGAAATTTGTGATTTGAAGCAACAATTGGACTTACAATTCGGAATATTTGTTAAGATGCAGAAATTCATGAGAAAACATGGGCATAATCTATGTGATGATGAGGATGAACAAACTGAATCTGATTTTGTAGTAGTTTAGGTGTATGGTATTGGTTGATGGGTAAACTTGATTGTGAGAGGCAAGTTTATGTTTTGTTTTCAAGCTTGAATTTGGGCTACTATTTGGATGTTTTTATGCCCAAAATATTTAGGTTTAATAGATTTGTTGGTTTAGATTGTGTTAATGATTGGGTTTGTTGGTTTAGATGTTATATTTGTTGATACTTGTTGATTGGTTGTTGGCGTTATAGTATTGTAACTGTTTGACAGGTGGTATTCCAACTGATTTCCGACGGAAACAATCGGACAGTTGcccaatttttttcaaaaaaagcaCCAAAATTTCCGACCAATTTAGtcgaaaataattttaaaaaataattatttttaaacagTTTTCGACGAATTCCATCGAAAATTTAaagaaattttaatttttaattattaatttcCAACTAAATCGGTctgtaaatatttatttttattatttaattttaaataaatatttattgttatttaaaTTATTACGACTTATTTGGTcggaaatttgaaaataatttggtTGTCTGACCTTTTGAACATTTCGACTACTTTGGTCGGAAGTCACCGATGAATTCGGTCAGAAATTATTTTCCGGCCAACTGTTTTCTGaacgaccaattttggtcggaaAGTAGTCGGAAATCCATAATTTTCGACTAATTCGCGACCGTTTTAACGGTCGAAATTCAACCATTTTCTAGTAGTGGAAGAAGGGAGACCACCTATGCGTGTTGAATGCAAGAAAAACAAGCTGCAATGGAGGAATCATCTGTAGGAAATAGGGATTGGGGCGGCAGATGAGGCGGTAAGGAATGgatttgctttttctttttttaaatctGGTAATATTACATTTATATAGGTTGGGGCCAAAGTGTAATAACTGAAACTTTAGGGATAAAGACTCAAATTTCCCCCTTCATTTTATAATCTCACTTAACCATTAATTAAGCATGAAGGTCAATCATACTTCCTacttgctctgatggtaagcaacccccacttccaaccgaaaggttgtgagtttgagtctccccaagagcaaggtgggaagttcttggaaggaaggatgtcgggggtctatttggaaacagcctctctaccccagggtaggggtaaggtctgcgtacacactaccctccccagacccaacTATGTAggattatattgggttgttgttgttgttgttgttgtggaaGGTCAATCCTACAATAATTAAAACTTGAAGGTCACTTGACCAATTTAAATTTGAAAAGAGGTCACCTTGCCAACTACTCGACTTACATGGCGCAAGATAGCAATAGCAAAAACTAATCTAAAATTGTTTCTCTTCTAGTAACACTTGAATGGAACATGTCCCGTGTCAGATCGATATATCAACTTCTAATTCTTGACTAAAATGCAACTCATAAGAGTCAGGCGACAAGCTACTAAataacttcttctttttgttACAAGGGGATCTGAGAAGGAGACAGAAAATGAATTAGTATGAATCAAATTCACAACTATTATATGGTAAATTTTCACTGCTACTACTACATTATAAACTTTGACGACAATTATTAAAATTATCTTTGCTATTGGACATGAGACGAGTTTAacccaaaaaagaaagaaaagaaaaaagaagagatgagtaaaagggaaaatgaaatgaaaattgaaCTTGACCACATGAAAGTTGAATAGTTGGTGGAGATTGGTTTGAGTGGAAGCTGAAAACGGACGCCTAAGAAAATTCGCCCCAACGTATAAGACCCGCTGAATTAGTCTTTCTCTTTGCTACCAAGAAGtttcttatcttctttttttctcacCCAAAGTTCGGTATTTGTATTAGGGTTCTCACTAATCCGGATCCGTACTGTATAAagcatattaaaaaaaaaaaaatttgtctACCAGATTATTTTTGGTCCAATACTTGAATTAAGATTTAAGAGCGACAGGAACATATTTATCTCACCACAACCTTTGATGATCGAACAAGTTTCTTATCACTTGCTAGTTTTTCAAAGTCTATTCCCCAGATTCTTTTTATGTGATCAATACTTGTTTAGCCTCTAATATTCTTTTGTTATTTCGTTGTTACTACAGAAGACAATGACGTTAAAACCAAACTTCAAGTAATTGTTGTCCGTTATAATAATGTATGTAATTGGTCTCACTCATAAGTTTAATCGGGCATTTCTCAACGACGGCAGCTATTTCGCCCCACTCTTCTATATTGCTGTATTTATAGTAAACGAGCGAGGGCCACAGACCATAgttttaaaggttttaaattaGCTGATACTCTCATTGCAAAATTATTATTCTCTTTCTTAGTTATTGGTGAATGGTGGTGATACACTAtctctttaaatttaggattgtCATTATTTAAGGAAATGTTAAACTTTGTAACAAATAAATGTATCTTCTATATCGTATAAAatgaaaattattaaaaattataaCTAAGATGCTACATAAGATAAAAATTGCCAAATAATTAAACTCTATCACGATCATTTGTTCATCTTCTATATCCGTATGTCTATGGATAAACATCAAATTTCAAACCAATTAGGGGTAAGAAATGTAAAAAAATAGGGGCTAAACGGGGATAAAAATGCAGAGAAATGGAAAAGTTCGTGTTGATGATTTGGCGGTGCTTATTATCACTTTAATCTTTGTGAACTTAATTACTATAACTTTTAGTGCCGTATTGAAGAATTTTTGGCAATTTTTAGTTACCAGCTTTTAGTTTTATGACCTTGTTGAAGTAGATTTTAGCGATGACCATTGGTGAAATCAACCCAAGTTGTGAAATTATTTGGAATTCCTTTTTTCCCCTTTTCAAGGCCAGTAAAATGCGACAACCCTTTGCTTGTCAAAACTATAATCAATCGATAGTAATTTCGTTTCATCATTCATATATACCAGCGGTAACAACCAAATACGCCACAGGCACAAGAGAGAAAATTTGAAAAGTAGGACATTCATTTGTAGAAGTGGTCTCCGTTGGTGCATGTGTAGACATCACAATAAATAGATGGATAAAGAACCCGGTGTTCAGTATCCACACAGGAACCCGTCTAATCACTTAAGGCCCACTAAAGGGGAAAGCTCTCCCTACTAGTATCTTTTCTCCGTTTAAGAGTGAAGGGATTCTATCAGCCCACCACAATCCTTGGTAGCCGGTCAAAAGTTGAAGTCAAGTAATTGTATTGAATAGCTTGTCCTATAATAATAAGGAAAAATCTCACACATACGTGTTGACTTGACCAGTTGACCTATATGAGAGAGAGGGGGAGAGCAGTTTTGCCGATATAGATATCCACAACAATTTCCTATCATATATTAATCTCTTCTCCTTCATTTCCATAGAACAAATTAATCCTTCATTTCCATATATCCTCTGTATAGTACTATCCATGGATAGAGAACAAGAAGAGATGCAATTCTTAGGCCTCTTTGATATCTACATAGAAGCCTACAAACTTATCTACAGATGGAGGAAAATATTCAGCCAAATCACCCTATCTTTGATCCTTCCTATGTGCTTCATCATCTTAGCTCACATGGAAATTTACCATATTTTCTTCTCTGACCTTAAACACTCTGAGTTTCAGCTCCTACACACTCACACCGGCACGGCGAAATACAACAAGATCTCTGATCACATAAACTCAGAGCTAGCCTCTCTATGGCTTTTCATAATTGTCTACATCACTTTCCTCATCATCTTCTCCCTTCTTTCAACCTCTGCTGTGGTTTACACAATCGCTTGCATATACACTTCACGTGAAGTCAATTTCATGAAAGTTATGAGTGTTGTGCCTAAAGTTTGGAAGAGAGTTATGGTCACTTTCTTGTGTGCTTTTGTTTGTTTCTTCATCTACAACCTTGTTGCCTTCTTTGCCCTAGTTATAGTGTCAATATGGGCTTTCGGCATGCAGGGAGAAAATGATGGTCTTGTTAAGTTTGTTCTCGTGATCATGGCGATTGTTTATGTCCTTGGATCCGTGTACCTTTCAGTTATATGGCATTTAGCTAGTGTAGTAACTGTGTTGGAGGATTCATATGGGGTGAAAGTCATGCTTAAAAGCAAGGAATTGTTAAAGGGGAAGATGACAATAGCCTTagttttctttttcaagttcaATCTTTCACTTGGTATCCTAAACTTTATTTTCAAGAAGTTTGTGGTACATGGACATGGGAAGCATATGCATCTAGGGATGTTGTATAGGACAGGATTTGGGTTGCTTTGTCTTCTTATGATGTTCAAGTTGGTGTTACTTGGTTTGGTGATACAAACAATTATTTACTTTGTTTGCAAGTCCTATCACCATGAGAACATTGACAAATCTGCACTTTCTGATCATCTTGAAGTTTATTTGGGTGAGTATGAACCTTTGAAGTCCAAAGATGTTCAAATGGAGGGTTATGAAGTTTAAATTAATTTGACTTGTATCTTCTGGTATATGTATTAGAGTTCATCTTCTGTTCCTTCATCTTCTGTTCCTTCACAGAACAAGGGGAAAATGGAACTTCTTTCTACTCAGAGATTAGCCCCATTTGTAATATCGTTTGTACCGAAAAATTTCTCTATGTATTTGACCTTTTCAATGGATAATAATTATGAGAATTAATAATAGGAAAGATGAAAAACAAGCAGTCTTCATCAGCTTTGGTTATTATGTCATAATATGGTTGTCTTAGATGTTTTTTTATGACATGATTTATTATGCTTGATTAACAGTTTTGACATAATTAATTGTTAATTTGCAGTTTGATTCTTATGCttgttcttttcttcctttctctcttattttttacCTGATGGTACATGCATAGAATATCTTAAGGGAAGATTACTCCTAgcagaatttcattgatcttggACAGAGTATATTAGCACAGAATCAAACAAGTAATTGACCCACGAAAACCCAATCGTTCAAACTCGAGTACAATTTGATTAGATAAACACTCGAATTATCTCATATTTCCAAGAACAGACTTGTCTATTGTGCGCTAAAGCAAATTTAAAACGAAACTGTCTTTAACTATCTTACATGttaactactattataaaacaAGAGAGGAAGAGTGACCGGGAGAAATATGTTAAAGATAATGAATTATAtaatgaattatatatatatatatatatatatatatatatccaattgCTAGTAATTGTAAAGGAGTTGCTCCGTTCGACATGCCCAGATGATTTTCTAAACAGTTCTCATCATATTAAGCAAGATATTCTCATCATATTAAGCAAGAGAGTCTCAAGCAGTGAAAAGACTCAGCTGAGGTGATTTGATGATCAGGGAATTCCAACTGGGTTTATTAAAAAATCCCATGTTTTAAAACCTTACAAAGACATACATTTTGCTTTTGAAAGTACACAGCAATTACATACCTCAGATTCTGGAGAGCGAAAAATCTGCATCTACCAGAGAATTTAAGTGATGACAAATGCTTCACTTCAACAAGTTCCTTCTTCCATTAGTACAGCTCTAGCGAGTCCCGCAATGTAAGGACCCATATATCTGAGCTAATTTAAGATCATCTCGGGAAACCATTTGACTAGCAAATTCCACCAAACCTACAACTTTTATTGACAGTTATAAGTACAttgaaaaaaacaaataaaacatAAGCTGTGTGCATCACTTGGACAACTGCTGAGAAAcatccttcttttcttcttgtttagGTCCTGAAATAGCTGCTGTTGCTGCAGCAGTCATGGCAGCAGCAGCTGCACCTAATTTTACACCTCCTGCAGCTTTAACAGCACCACCAATTTTTGCAAAGGCAGCTATTCCTCCTACAAGAATGGCTCTCAATGCAACTGTTGGTTTTATACTCATATTTGTCTACCTGAAAAGGAAAAGATCAGAGCTGTATCGCCCGAGATCACCTAAATACAAAGATCACATTGGCGTACGTATCAAAGAAAGATATCAACACAATGTTCTCTGAGACGCAGATGCTTGGGTAAGACAATAAAGAGCCGAACTGGCATATTCCTAAAATTTAAAATAGAATATAACAGATAAGAACTTGATAAAATCCCTATGCTACTATTTTCAGCTACTGTGCACCATAAAGATGGGTTCCTTCATTTCCTAGAACAGACAATTTACAGATTGGACCAATGCAGTAACTGCTGCAACAACTTTGTAAATGGCTAAGGTGTGGTAGAAAGGCCGAAATGGAGTTCAGCAGTTTCACAAATGGATTTAAACTTTACACGAGTTTTGGAGAGAGAAATCCTAGTGTCCCAGCACTAGAACCAAAGGCAAAATTATTCATGATGACCATTACAAATGGCAAAATTCTTCATGACAACCATTACAGATATTCTTCTTCTGCAGATTCTAAAGCAGTGATTCCTATTTAAAAGAACACCAGGATACTAAGCATTGGTGTCCAATATAAATCTTCTGTCCCTGGCTCCATAGCTTTTCTACCTAAGAACGTGTGAACAGACTTCTTCAAGTCAATCAAACTTTGCTTTTATCTCAAAAATATCATGTCGGTATGGAAAGCATCACATATGCAGAATCTTCCCAACAAAAAACCACAAAGCAACATAGATATCCCTGCGCTCATAGAGTCAGCTATGACAATTTGAGCAGTGTCTCTATATGAATTCTacaggtgttaggtacccctccaAATAAACAGGTGTTGGATCATGTTGGCATGTCTTGCACCATGTCACTAGCATGGTGCAAGAACATGGCACGACCACAAAGATCATACAAGCAGAATGCTCCGTCAGTAGTTCAAAATAGTTCCTTTATCTAATCAAAAAGCTTTCAACTCTCACCACCAACCCTGGACCGACTGCAGCAAAAAGACCTACATTCCTCTGGCTTATCACTACATCCATGCATTCTGTGGTCATAAATAATACTGTTACACGAAGTACTTATTTTCATCCGTTAGAACCCTACTACAGAACCATATGTTTCCATACCAAGACAAAAGGAAGAAAACTAGGAACACTAGAATAATAATTAGCCTTCATTCCACCACTGGCATGTACTTCCAAATAAATCTAATACTCCTTATCACACTCTCTTTATCCACATCATTAATTCGTTGAGCCGTTCCACTGGTATTCATCAATCCATTTAGAATGTGAAGATGATTCCCTATACCCATTTGTATGACATGACCACGACTGATGTGCTCGTCTTGGATTTGGCCATTTAGGTTGGTCAAACTCATGTGCCCTTAATTCGTCCAAAAGGACAGTTATTGGTATTGGAATGAAAAGGCCCAAATGGAGCAGGGTGGACTGAGGATTCATCTGGCCAACCTAGCTAGTTGGTGAATGAGACTTAGTCTTTGTTGTTGTAAGACATGACAAGTTAAGGACATGATCAACTGTAAATCCGTGGGTCTACATTAGGAATTTACACTAAGTCGTGGAACATGTTATTTGTAGGTGATATTGTGACCATTAACGAAACTAATGAAGGAGTCAACAAATTAGCTCCACATAAGAAGAATAAAGTTGAGGTGAGATTTAGATGGATGTATGGTGCATAAAAGCAGACAGTTCAGATATCCAAATCTTAGTGTTCCAAAATACTGGTATGATAGATGAAAATGCAACACATAAAACTAAGGAAAAATGACTAAAATGGGTCAGCTTTATGGAGTGCTATGCATAGGACGACACCTACCAATGTGAAAGGCAGATTCTATGGGCTTGGTTGTAAGAATAGCAATGTTAGATGAGTGTTGGGCTCCTAACGCCCAGAAATTTTCATAAGATGAGTGTCGTAAAATACGGATATTAAGATAATAAGATGGATTTACGGTCATAACTCATACGAGATTACACAAGCAAAATGATCAAATTTGATAGAGGGTAAAAATAGCACACATAGAGAATAAAGTGAAAGAAGATGACCTTCTTATCAAC comes from the Nicotiana sylvestris chromosome 4, ASM39365v2, whole genome shotgun sequence genome and includes:
- the LOC104238109 gene encoding uncharacterized protein, encoding MDREQEEMQFLGLFDIYIEAYKLIYRWRKIFSQITLSLILPMCFIILAHMEIYHIFFSDLKHSEFQLLHTHTGTAKYNKISDHINSELASLWLFIIVYITFLIIFSLLSTSAVVYTIACIYTSREVNFMKVMSVVPKVWKRVMVTFLCAFVCFFIYNLVAFFALVIVSIWAFGMQGENDGLVKFVLVIMAIVYVLGSVYLSVIWHLASVVTVLEDSYGVKVMLKSKELLKGKMTIALVFFFKFNLSLGILNFIFKKFVVHGHGKHMHLGMLYRTGFGLLCLLMMFKLVLLGLVIQTIIYFVCKSYHHENIDKSALSDHLEVYLGEYEPLKSKDVQMEGYEV
- the LOC104238108 gene encoding uncharacterized protein is translated as MSIKPTVALRAILVGGIAAFAKIGGAVKAAGGVKLGAAAAAMTAAATAAISGPKQEEKKDVSQQLSK
- the LOC138889860 gene encoding uncharacterized protein — protein: MPEWLREDVWKKLLAKWNIDEWKKKTEQAKANCTSSKGGSLHTGGSISFTAHKLRLEKERGQDMSHDEVFEEKHKKKNKDGTREHWEDYHKRVGKWQQTQPPSTQPTPDDTNSLWTEASSGVNKGRVYGLGVR